The Denticeps clupeoides unplaced genomic scaffold, fDenClu1.1, whole genome shotgun sequence genomic sequence CTCCAACATTTCTCTGGAGTGGCGAAATGACATGACATCAGAGATGTGGGAGTGTTCTACTCCTTTTTTCATTGGTTGAAGAGTGCAAGATTTTAGCCCTGCTTGTAGGAAAGGAGATGGACTCCTGGCAAAaagtaattgcatttaaataaagctTACTAATCAGTTATAGTGCCATAGCAGCTTCCCCAAGCAGCTCCCCCTACTGTGTTTGAAATTGACTGTATAGCACCAGATTCAGCCTGAAAACAATGTTCCAATAATCATAAACTTACACTAACACACAATTTATATTAGAATTATTGATCCTTTTCAGGGCCAGCATTGTGAGGTGCTGGAAGAGCGGGGATGAAGGTGGAAGCGGGAGAAGCAGTGCGAAGTTGTGGAAGGTGGCGTTTAGCGCTGCAGAATGAGACGGGCCAGAGAGAAAGATAATTAATGTGTGTAATTCCTGGAGAGGAGCGTGTAGGAGAGGAGAGTCGAAGCCTGGTTCTTCAGCAGTCATGCCTGGGAACCAGGTCAGACGCCCAGGTACAGGTACAGGTACTGGGTTCAATTGCTTGGTTTGTCCATTTAGGGTtgtgaaagggaaagtgaagtgattgtcattgtgatatacactgcagcacagcacatcggGCAACCTCGATCCAGCAACCTCCTTAAcagcttggccaccactgcccagcatacggtgacacaacgaaatgtgtcctctgcttttaaccatcacccttggtgacagtgggcagccatgacaggcgcccgggcagcagtgtgtggggacagtaccttgctcagtggcacctcagcagcaccttggcggatcaggattccaacccacaaccttctgagtactggtccacttccttaaccactaggccacgactgcccctACCAATGACCCCAGCGTGATACCCAGAGGTCAGACTCACCTTCACCCCTAGTTGGCCTCAGAACTGATGCCAGAATCTGGCCCCGAATTGAGGTCCTCAGTCAGAGAGTAGTTCAGGAGGGCCATGATGCCTGAGCACCTCTCTTATGATGATTGCTCTTGTCTGAGGTGACTTGGGGAGACCGGGGAGAATTTGGAATTGCCTGCCATAATTTGTTAGACTGGTGATGAACTCCATGGATACATGGGACAAAGGGCGATGGGTAATGAGAAGACATGAGGTCATTGGTTCTCCACCTTCTGTGTAGTGCAGGTGGGGCATGCGGTTATGCggttgtggcagtggtggcctagcggttaaggagccactgagcaaagcaccgtccccacaaactgctccccaggcacctgtcatggctgcccactgctcaccaagggtgatgggttaaatgcagaggacacatttcgttgtgtgcaccgggGAGCCTGGGCGATGAGAAGATTTCGACAAGCTCCTGTGTTCTGGTGTGTCCTGGATATCCGGACAGTGAGTCATCATGGCCCCATTGGAGACCCTGAGTACGCACATACGTGTGATCTATGGTATGAACAATGACTCTCTCTACTGTAGTGGAAGCAAAGGCCCCACAGTGAGGCAACCTGGGAACTTAGTTACCACCTTCTCGCGTGTCTACCTGTCTAACAGTAAGCCAACCTCGGATGTCAGTTACAAAATCACTGCGTGTCCATCAGTAAAGACAACCTGGGAACCACCTCCCCACTTGTTCTACAGTAAGGTAACCTGAAACTCAGTTGCCACCTCCCCACGTATAAAACAATGAGGCAACCTGGGAATTCAGTTACCACCTCCTCACGTGTCCAGCAGTGAGTCAACCTAGGAACTCAGTTCCCACCTCTCTGCGTGTCTAGCAGTAAGGCAACCAGGGAGCTAATTTGCCACCTCCTTGCGTGTCCAGCAGTGAGGCAATATAAGAAATCAGTTGCCACCTCCCCATGTGTCCAgcaatttggggcagtggtggcctagcggttaaggaagcggccccataatcagaatgttgctggtcCGAAtgccgacccgccaaggtgccactgaggtgccactgagcaaagcaccgtccccacacactgctccccgggcgccagtcatggctgcccactgctcactcagggtgatgggggCACATGATGGGGGCAACCTGGGAACCCAGTTGCCACTTCCCTGCGTGTCCAGCAGTGAGACAACCTGGGAATTCAGTTACCACCTCGCGGTTAAGCTAGGCCACcctaattagaaggttgccggttcgaataccgacccgccaaggtaccactgaggtgccacgccCCTGCCTGTCCAGCAGTAAGGCAACCCGGGAACTCAGTTGCCACTTCCCTTCTGTACGTGTCCCGCAGTGAACCCAGGAACTCAACCTAATTCCCTGCATACCCAGTAGTGAGCAATGTCTAGCGGGTTTGGTGAACTGGTGCATTGGAGTCTGGAGCATCGTGGCAGGAGCTTGTTCAAGCTAAATCTCAAGTTTattcataaagcactttaaaacaacgcagttgaccaaaaaaaaagagcgagacagcgaataaaataataacaaccaaGAAATGATTAATAACcagaataaaacagtaaaaacaacatctcagacagatttaaaagccgaggagaaaaaaatgtgttttttgaggGAGCTCTTAAAAGCAGGAAGGGGTTTGGCCTGCCTGATGTTCAAGGGCATTGCGTTCCAAAGTCTTGGAACAGCGACTGAAAAAGATCGGTTACCCCTCAGTTTCCGCCTTGTCTAAGGGACAACTAACAATTAATGTTCTGCTGACCTGAGAACCCTTGGATGAGCATACGACAGTGGCAGATCAGACAGAAACTGTGCGGCAAGGCCATGAGgacatttaaaagcaaacaaaagaaTTTTAATATCCATCCGATAGCGAACTGGGAGCCAATGTAATGAATGCTAGAACTGGAACTGTGTTTCTGTACCAGTTTAAAGCCGCATtttggaccactctggttaagcccaacataaagtgcattgcAGCAGTCCAGACGATTCGTAATAAAAGTGGCGCCGAGAGAGAAGTGGCCGGACTCTCAACAGTTGTCTCAATTGAAAAAAGCTGGCTTTGACCACTGAGCTGATCTGTGCATCAAATGTCAATTGTGGAGTTAAAGAACCTAAGTTGATTTTAACTCTATCACTTGCTCCAAACAACATaacctctgtctttttttttttattattaaattgtaaaaaattcagTGACATCCATGCTTTAATTTCTGCAATACACTCCAGATACACTACAGATATACTCCAGATATACtccagaaaatgtgttttcttcttttagtGTATATAgattttactgtcatttttccGAAGCATTGACCCTAGAGGAAGTAAGTACAAAGAGAAGAGACAGCAAGGGAAATGACCACATGACCACACAAGAATGAACAGACTGAACAAACAATGCCTGCAGTGATATTTAACAGCTCAGCGAAGGAACAttgtgcttttttaaatatttttttaccaaTATTCTGTTTCAGTGCTGGTTGTAAATAGAATTGATTTGCTCTAACACATCAGTAGGCTTAAAATAAAaggataaaagaataaaatcataattacagaaataaacacataacTTTTGCCTTGAAATAAATCCACCCACAACATTTCACTGTTTATGATTTTGAATGAAGCATGTTCAGCTCAGAAACTTCCGTTCTTATGATTTGTGACATGCCATATTACAGCCCTATTTAAAAGTGACAGAGATCTTCGGTGATTGCATCAAAAATGGATTCTTTTTTCGCATTTCTGCTAAAGTGAGTCCGTACATGAGAGGATTTAAAACTGGGGGAACCACAAGGAACTCCACAGAGAAGATGAGAGCCACAACATTCATAACTGGGCTCAGTTCGTAACGACTGAGTAATACGTCACAGAAAAGAGCGATGGAGTACGTTACAAACGTCACGATGTGGGGCAGGCAAGTTTGCAGAGCTTTACCCCGCACTTCAGCCGAGCTTCGCTTGCACACGATAAGAATCCTGACGTAGGTGAAGAGGATGAAGCCTGAAGGCAGAAAGACGCTGGTTGATGCTACAAATAACCCGAACGCATTGTTAACGGCTGTGGACACGCAAGACAGCCTCGCCACGGACCACGTGGAGCAGTAAAGTCGGGTTATGGCTCTGCCGCACAGGGGCAGCCGGGCTGCCAGGTAAACGACGAACGCCATCCAGAAGAAAGGCCagaacgccgccgccgccatgaGGAGGCCGGTCGCCCTCGCCGTCATCACGCTGTGGTAGTGTAACGGCCGGCATATGGCCACGTATCGGTCATAAGCCATTACAGCCAAGATGGTTAATTCGGATATGGAATAAgtataaatgatgtaaatctGGGTGAAGCAGGCCGGACGGGATATGGCATGGGAGTCGGAGAGGAGGTCGATGGAAAGGCGTGGGAAGAGTCCGGTGGTGCCGTACAGAGCGTTGATCGACagacaagaaataaaaatgtacatgggCTCATGCAGCGATTTCTCCTTAATCACAGTCAGAATTATGCTGATGTTGAGGAACAGAATAGCAACGTACTCAAGGAGTATTGTGATGAAATAGACATATTTTAAATGGCCTTGATCCTGGTACAGGGTGAAGTAAAAAGTTTCGTTTTCCATCCGCGTTCCTGGAAATGATGGAAAAGACACAGCTTCAGATTGGTTAGAAtcagggtgttttttttccttcagttaACATTAGCATACAACATGTACCgaatggctgaaaatgaaccGAATCAATTTCATACTGCTTCATACTTTATGATTAAagtatccatccatccatctagcCATCTATCTATGTATCTACAGTTAAAGTACAGAATTTTAGTCTTGTTCCTGAAACTACTAAATCCTTCTAAATTCTAAAGCATTTTACAAAAGCATTTTTCTTAACAATATGTGCAaatattccatttttaaaaaggcccTTCTGTACGCCTCCTGTGCTGTCTGCATTCATGTCACATGAGTAAACACTGCAGTGTTACCTTCAGTGATGGCAGGATTTCTGCTCCTCCTCAGAATCGTCCTGCGCTTTTATCTTTCCCCTCATTTCTCAGGTGTGATGGTTCCAGATGCTCTGGAGCTATAGGGCCCAGGGGCAGTGACAGGTGACATTACAGGGTTTCAGACAATAAGAACATTCTTTGGGAAACACCTTGTCAGGGATGCAGAAAACGACTCTGTCTGTTCACACATGAAAAGTCTGCAGaaggaatataaaaatatatattcaaataatgATGAAGGTTGTATGACTATTTGTTTGAGACCCATAAGTCCTGAATCACATCCGACCCATGCATTAAATATGTGATTAAATTTGTCCATttgtaaatgcaaattaatatcAACGGTTGTAATAAATATATCAGGAAGATTACTTGCTCTTTATCCTAGGGGCACTAGGGGTGtaatcttataatcgatgcatcatgatgcagacgtggacgattctgcatggatgcagtgcagaacataatcgattatatcataaaaaCGTTGCCTGGTATAAAAGTTCTCTTTAAAAAGTAGGGCCGgcagtgactgtggcggcctggactgagtacagcgccactccgggCACTTCCACTCAGCGGCCTTGTGCAAATTTAGAAATTTGTAAACTGaccttatcagtctctgagtgtacGGAAATCTACaacatggtggtggtagtagtctagtgggtaacacactcgcctatgaaccagaagacccaggttcaaatcccgcctactaccattgtgtccctgagcaggacacttaaccctccagggggactgtccctgtaactactgattgtaagtcgctctggataagggcgtctggtaaatgccataaatgtaaatgtaaacatgacaTTATCGCCTTACCTGGAGTTTCTAAAACCAAACCTATTTATTCGTCCTGAGGCCGTGGGGCACGTTGAGCTCAACTCACAGTTTAATAAGAAGAAGCATGTTCAGTCCGAAAGAGGCTATAGATTTGCTCCAAACAGAAGAGATAATTTTGCCGTTATAGTAAAATTCAGTCACCTGAagccacggacgtctgaaccaggcgttttttctgccatttgtggcgTTAATGGAGCGCAAACTGAGCACttgaccgtttttctgctcattgtagcaaatcgaAATCCCCACGGATGAaggagaccttaactcttgtatttgaaaccATCATGTAAAGtgatgtagaaaatgtatggaatGCATCATGATGTATCCATAATGCACTTATGATAGTAATCAAATTGAATTGTGAGacaaggttcacacctctacatttacatttacagcacttaccagacgcctttatccagagcgacatacaatcagtagttacagggacagtcccccccctggagacactcagggttaagtgtcttgctcagggacacgatggtagtgagtgggttcataggttcataggcgagtgtgttacctactgggctaccaccaccctaccaCCTCTACTGTGGTTGGAATACTGAtacaaataacatttacatttataaaggTTTATAAATGTGAAGTGGTAGTGACAACAGTGTACGTTCACGTCTTCATGGCGCTCTGGTGGTGACACATCCTGATCAAGGAGCCTGATTGCCTGAGGATAAAAATATTGGCTAAATTTCTGAAATTGTTCAATTTCGAAGGTCACTGATGATTGCACGGTTACCAGAATCTGTGTTGGTTATAGAGAGGTGATAATCTGTGTCGGGGTTGTTGTGTATTATTCATGGTCAAGCAACAAAAGCATAATGTTTTAGGATCTGTGTTGAACCAATTTTTAAAGTAACTGGAATATACTGATCGTTGCAATAACGTTGCAAAATATCTTTGGACAATTCTTATTCTAAGAAATCTGCAGGTTTGTAGACTATATagattaataacattaataatcacATTTTCCCTTGgcttaaatgcaaaatgtagcATAATGTAGCATAATATACAAATGCACAAGATTATACTGTATTATCAATATACTGTACAGATCAATTCAGTACATAGAGCATAGTAAAATGTTGTGATTTGTAGACAAACCTTTTATTATATGATTTGCACAGAGGTCTGGCCAAAAACAGTGACAAATTATAACTCAAATTAAACTCAaagattttcatatttttataccTGAAAGTCTtgtatttcactgcattttgaaATATGGCATAAAGCACCCACTTTATACTTATAACACATGACAATGTGGGTGAAGAAATAAATCCACATAAATGACAAACAAGAGCATTTACTCAGCGATACTCATTGTTACATTAATACAATCCAAAATTCATATATGACTATATGACCATTCATAAAATgctaacattttaacataacatattttttaataagtcTGAATTAATTTAGTGCATTTAGTTCACATTATTAGTTCTGGTTACCATTTATTTAGTGCTGTTCTTTATGGAGACATAAAAAGAATTACATAAACCACCATACATTTGCACTACAATGACAATTTATATACAATATCTTGTAGTTATGAATATTATATATagttattatgtttttattgcttGGAAAACATTGCAGCTCGGGGTAAATACCTAAGAAAGGGGTTCTTTTTTCGCATTTCTGGTAAAGTGAGGCCATAAATGAGGGGGTTGAGGAGCGGAGGAATGAACAGAAACTCCAGTGAAAAGGCGACGGCCACAATGTTCATGATGGCGTTGAGTTCGAAGCGGTTGAGTAGAATGTCACAGTAGAAAGCTAACGAGTACGTCACAAAGGTCACGATGTGGGGCAGGCATGTCTGAAGGGCTTTACCGCGAAATTCAGACGAGCTTTTTTTGCACACTGACAGAATTCGGATGTAAGAGTACCAAATGAAACCTGATGGCAGGAAGACGCTTGACGAGGCCACAAACAGCCCTAAAGCGTTGTTACTCGACGTGGACACACAAGAAAGCCTCGCCACCCCCCAGGTGGAGCAGTAGAGTCGCGGAATCGCTCTGGAGCACAAAGGCAGCCTGGCAACGAGAACAACAACGGAACCGATCCAGAAGAACGCCCAGCCGAACGCCCCTGAGATCAGGAGGGCAGTGATCCTCGGTGTCATGATGCTGTGATAGTGCAGCGGCCTGCAAATCGATGCATATCTGTCATATGCCATCGTAGCCAGTATGGTCATTTCTGAAATTCCATAAGAATAGATGACAAAAATTTGTATGAAGCAAGCAGTGCGGGATATAAAATGAGAGTCTGAAAGGAGGTCGCCAGAAAGCCGAGGAAAAAGCGCGGTGCTGCCGTACAGAGCGTTGGCAGCtaaacaggaaatgaaaatgtacatggGCTCATGCAGAGACTTCTCCTTAATCACAGCGAGTATAATGCTGatgttcagaaataaaatggCAACATACACAATCAGGACTATCAGGAAGTAGACATATTTTAAATTCCCTTGGTCTTTGAACAGAGTGAAGTAAAAGGGAAGAGTGTCATTTTCCATTTCCTCGGGTGGATCTGGTGGAAGAAGAACAGTAAAGAgacattaagattttttttacacgttttacacaagtaaacatacatttacagtctgaaacaagaaaaaaagaactacattaaattttactgaaataaaagtTTTCATTTGGTATTGTAGTCATTACATGAAGTACACTTGaggcattaaaataataatacaacaattgtaataataatcagtcatattattttacttgaggGTGCATCTATGAATTGAGGTGAATCTATGAGAGAATCTTCATGTTCTCCTGTTACCTTCAGTGACAGTGTGAGCTCTGCCCATGAGCTCAATCTTTCCTGGCTTTTTATCTCCCCCAcatgtggtattttttttttctcaaaatggtCTGAGGACATAAGACCCCTGGGTAAAGCCGTGATGTCATTATATTGCTGTTTTGAACTTCTGTTGATTTGCAATAacgaaaaaatatatatatttttaggttACATTGTTGCTTAATTACATAGACAATCCAAAAAAAGTCCATAATACattcttaataaaaatgtgaatattcAGCACTGATAGTTGATGTTATGTGAGGTAGGGGAATGCACAATCGCGGACAAGCAGGTTGAACTAAGCACGAGTTTATTAGGGGAAGGACACAGTGAGGGAGACTGGGAAATTGTTCAGGGTTTTTGAGGCAATGGGCACGCTGGACACCTGTTCCGGTTGATGGCCCGAGCACTGAGGCGAGTGCGATTGCAGTTGCAACACCATCGGGATAGGGGACAGAGCAGAGAGAGCCACGGATCAGTCAGAGGCGTGGGACAGAGCAGAGAGAGCATAATCATTGCAACGCACCGGTCAGAGCAGAGAAAGTAATTAGCGTGACCGGGGTCTTTACCGGGGTTCAAAGTCAGGTGGCTGAGTGAGAGAACTACAATGAATAAGCGAGAAATCGCCGTCCAGGTTACTTTGCTAGTTGTGTGGTATCCAGTGTTCTCCAGTGGTGTCTGTGCCCGCTGTGCTGAGTGGATATGGGGGCTGTGGCTGTGACAGTACCTCTTCCACTAAGACTAGGTCTGGACAGCTCCATGACATCAGGCCATTGGATGGAGGCCTTGGATGAGGGCTGAGTTGAAGATGCCATGGCTGGGCACGTAGAAATGTTTCTCCATAACCATCCCAATCAACCAGGTACTGTAGGAGGCAGCCCCAGTGTCGGACATCCAGCAGCTGATGGGTGTGACAGAGAACCCCAGCTGCTGCCAGAACTGCCTACAGAACCTGGTGATTAATGAGGTCCTCCGGTGTCGAAATACCTCCCTTAGGACTATTTCTGCAGTATGAGCAACTGACAGTAGATGCGGCAGGACGGCAAAATGGACCATCGTGATAAAGCGGTCCCTGAGAGCAAGCCAGAAAAAAATTCCATGGATACATGACCAGGGCCGACAGGGCTCTGGAAATGGCAGAAGTGATGAGAGTTGCCTTTGTGGGGGTAAGTGGCCACATAGGTGCAGACATCAATCAGGATAGAGGGCCACCAAGATAAACACGTAGGTACGGAGACACAATTGGGGGGAGTCTCAGGTAGAGGTGCTCTGTCTGGTGACCACCACATACTTCATGTCGACCCACTGTACAGAAGCAACTATGCATGGGGCAGGCAGGGTGGACTCAGTCTAAGTCTCGGGCAAACTGCCATGAGAGGGGGTAGGTTGGGGGTACCAAGTCATGGTAGGTGGGAACaaggtttaagtcagggcttgGGGCTGAGGTGGTGCCAGTCAGAGTGGCAGGCGCAGGAAGGCCAGAGGCTGTCATGGCCACATGGTTTCCCAGCACTCCTGAATCTTTGGGAGAGTCTATGAGAAAGAACCATACTCAACCCTATC encodes the following:
- the LOC114773260 gene encoding olfactory receptor 142-like, with translation MENETFYFTLYQDQGHLKYVYFITILLEYVAILFLNISIILTVIKEKSLHEPMYIFISCLSINALYGTTGLFPRLSIDLLSDSHAISRPACFTQIYIIYTYSISELTILAVMAYDRYVAICRPLHYHSVMTARATGLLMAAAAFWPFFWMAFVVYLAARLPLCGRAITRLYCSTWSVARLSCVSTAVNNAFGLFVASTSVFLPSGFILFTYVRILIVCKRSSAEVRGKALQTCLPHIVTFVTYSIALFCDVLLSRYELSPVMNVVALIFSVEFLVVPPVLNPLMYGLTLAEMRKKNPFLMQSPKISVTFK
- the LOC114773255 gene encoding olfactory receptor 10J5-like; its protein translation is MENDTLPFYFTLFKDQGNLKYVYFLIVLIVYVAILFLNISIILAVIKEKSLHEPMYIFISCLAANALYGSTALFPRLSGDLLSDSHFISRTACFIQIFVIYSYGISEMTILATMAYDRYASICRPLHYHSIMTPRITALLISGAFGWAFFWIGSVVVLVARLPLCSRAIPRLYCSTWGVARLSCVSTSSNNALGLFVASSSVFLPSGFIWYSYIRILSVCKKSSSEFRGKALQTCLPHIVTFVTYSLAFYCDILLNRFELNAIMNIVAVAFSLEFLFIPPLLNPLIYGLTLPEMRKKNPFLRYLPRAAMFSKQ